The genomic segment GGTTCTTAAGCCTTGCTATGCACTCGTTGGTATTGTTTGTTGTTGGGAGGGTGACATCCCCGAAGTATGAGAGGGCACTTACGATGGACCTGGTGTGTCTACCGTAGATTGTAAGGTCACTGCAGCACTCAACCGCACCCTCCCTTATGCTGTCCTCAAGGATCAGCCGGTTGGCCCCAACCATCTTACCGGTCCTGATGTTCTGCATGTCACCCACCGCGGCAAGGAGTCCCATCCAGCTGAGATCAGTGTATCCGAACTGCCTTGCAAGTAGATATGACAGGCCCCCACCTGAGATGCTGGTTGAACCATCCATTCCATAGAAGATGGGATTTATTTCAAGGAGCTCACCCCGTGGAGGTTCAAAGTTTCTATTTCGCACGGGGGGGTGGTGGTCGAGTATGAGAACACGGGAGCTCCTTTTCATGTTTTCATGGACCATCTGTCCGGATCCAAGGTCACTGAAAACTGTTAGATCCGGGCCATGTTCAACCTCAGGGACCTCATTGATGTTGATTATGCTGATCTCATGGTCCTTCCCGAGGCCCTCAAGGAGTTTGCTGAGGATGGTTGCCGCTGTTATACCATCACAGTCTGTGTGGCTGTAGACTGTAACCGTCTCAGCCTCCTCAATCAGCTTACGGGCCCTTCTGAGCGCACCTTCAAGTTCGTCCATGTTCATTATCCCATACCCTCAGTTCTTCTTTGAGGACCTCAAAAGCCTTGCAAGTTTTATGAGGAGTTCCCTCTTGCTCCCCTCATATTCAACAATAACCCTCCCTGATGATTCCCACCATGAGGAAGGGTATGACTTATCAGATTCCATACGGGCTTCAAGCTGGAGTTTTTTTGCAGCCCTGAGTATTTCACTGGCAGTTGGGGATTCAACCGCGTATTCAAGGGGCACCCTTCGCCCCTGGCTCCGTGACTTTCGTGAATCGAGATAGGCTGGCCATATTATCATTGTTCACCCTCCATCATCCTCTCTGAAAGTTCGGCTAGCATGTCCCTGACAGTGTACCTCTCGGGGATGACTGCATCAAGGCCATACTCCTCAAGTTTCCTGAGGGTTATGGGGCCTATTGCAGCCACGTGTATCCCCCTGAGGGCATGGATAAGATCCCCCTCCTTATCACCTGCAATTTTAAACAGGTTTTCCACTGTGAGGGGACTTGTGAATGTAACAGCATCCACCTTCCCTTTGAGTATACCATCTATCATTTCCTCTGCCGGTGATGTATCTGCTGGTATCCCCGATTGGTAGGCCTCTGCAACAAGGACCTCCGCGCCCATCTTCTCAAGTCCCAGAGGGAGGACCCTCCTTGCAGAGAGTGTCCTTGGAAGGGCCACCCGCATCCCCTTGAGGTCGTATTTTCTGAGGGCCTCCAGGAGACCCTCCGCGGTGTAATCTTCAGGCACCAGATCCACCCTGAGACCCCTTTCGGATGCTGCACGGGCGGTCTTGGGTCCTATGACCGCGACAATACAGTCACCCCTGATTTTCTCATGAAAGTCCCTGCATGTGCCAAACAGGGATTCAACAGACGCCGGAGAGGTGAATATAACCAGGTCCCATTCAGGGGCCCTCCTGCACACCTCTCTGAGGGAATCTGTTTTCAGGATCCGCAGCTCGAGGGTTGGGGCGACAAGGGCCCTTCCACCGGCACCCTCGATCAGTTTAACAGCAGCAGACACCCGCTCGGCGGGCCTTGTGAGGGCGATGGTCTTACCCCTGAGACCCTCTAATTTCCCGGTAGACATTAACAACCTCACCCACCACTATGATTCCAGGCGGCCTCAGATCCTTTTCTGCTATGTCCTCAAGGGTGCCGAGGATAACCCTCTCATCCTCTGTTGTACCATTCTCAATCACACATACAGGGGTTTCAGGGGGACGGTGCTTCATTATCTCCTGCATGTTCTCCCGCACGTTACCGACACCCATGAGTATTATGAGGGTGTCGGCCCTGTAATCCCAGTGTACCTGTTTTTCAGGTTTTGTGGGGTCCTCGTGTCCTGTGACAACAGTGAATGATGTTGCAACGCCCCTGTGGGTCACAGGGAGCCCTGCAGATGTGGGGACGCCCACAGCGGAGGTCACACCTGGAATGACCCTGGCCTCGACTCCGGCCTCCCTGAGCGCAAGGAGTTCCTCGCCACCCCTTCCGAACACGAATGGGTCGCCGCCCTTGAGCCTCACCACTGTGTCATGCTTCTTTCCTTCCTCAACCAGGATCCTGTTTATCTCATCCTGTGTTTTGTGGTGTTCACCGGCCTTTTTACCCACGTATATCAGTTTTGCGTCTTCAGGGGCGTATCTGAGTATCTCCTCCCCTGCCAGCCTGTCATACACAACGACGTCAGCCCTCTCGAGAACCCTTATGGCCTTAAGTGTTATGAGTTCAGGGTCCCCTGGACCCGCCCCAACAAGATAAACCACCATGATAATCACCTTTTTGCTCTGAATCAGATCTTCATTATGCCCCTGAAGAATTTGAAGCCGTCCTCTGATCCGAGTATCGTCTCTGAGGCCCTTTCGGGGTGGGGCATCACAGCACATACCAGTCCTGATTCATCGCAGACCCCTGTTATCCCATCAAGGGAGCCGTTGGGGTTTTCACCATGGAACTGCAGCACGACCTGGTCGTTATCCCAGACCTCGCTGACGTTTTCATGGTAGTATCTCCCCTCTGCATGGGCAACAGGCATCCTTATAACCTCATCCCTTCTGAAAAGTCCTGTGAAGGGGGTTCTTGTGGTCTTAACCTGGAGGCTGGTCCACTGGCAGTTGAATTTGGGGTGCTCGTTCACGGTGAAGACCCCCGGGACAAGGCCGACCTCCGCCAGGATCTGCGCACCGTTACATATTCCGAGAACAGGTTTCTCCTCCTTCACCAGCTCCTTAACAGCATCCATAACGGGTGTTATGGCTGCGATTGCACCTGCACGCAGGTAGTCCCCGTATGAGAAGCCCCCAGGGATTATAACCGCGTCCAGGTGTCCCAGGTCCCGCTGATTCCACCATACATACTCGGGCTCTGCCCCTGCGAGTTCAAGGACATGGTAAACGTCACGGTCACAGTTGGATCCAGGAAACCTTATAACTCCCACCCTCATGTTTCAGCCTTCCATTTCCGTTATACTGAACTCGTAGTCGTGGATAACCGGGTTGCAGAGGAGGCGCTGGCACATATCCTCCACCTCCCTCCTGACATCCTCGGGACTCTCCTCATCCATGGTGAATGTTATGATGTCACTTGTATCGGTATTCTCCACCTCATATCCAAGGAGTGCCAGGGCCCTCTCAATCGTGGACGCCTCAGGGTTGAGCATGCCCTTCTTGAGCCTTATTCTGACCTCAACCATAAATTTCATCCCATCACCTCAGATTTTAACGTTCCATCTTTCAATGTCTTCCCTGTCAAGTATCATCTCAGCAACCCTTCTGTAGGCGCTCACAACGCCCTCCTCTCCCCGGCGGAATATGTCCTTGTCCAGTGGTTTCCCGGTCTCCATGTCCCAGAGGCGGCAGGTGTCAGGGCTCACCTCATCCCCCAGACGTATCCTCCCAGAGGAATCCCTTCCGAATTCCAGTTTGAAGTCAGGCAGAATTATGCCCTTTTCTCTGAAGAACTCCACAAGGACATCGTTTATCTCCAGTGTCATCCTCCTTATCTCTGAGATCTCGTCCCTGGTTGCTATCCCAAGGGCGAGGATTATGTCCTCATTGAGCATGGGGTCACCGTGTTCGTCGCTCTTGTAGTCCATCTGTATGATCGGGGGCCTGAATTCCTGCCCCTCAGTGAAGGGGAACCTTCTAACAATACTTCCCGCTGCAATGTTCCTCAGTATAACCTCTATGGGTATCATCTCAAGTTTCCTTGCAAGCATGCAGCCGGGTTCCGGGAGTTCCAGGTACTGGGTTGGTACACCGGCCCCCTCAAGGACCTCAAATATTTTGGCTGAAATAACAGAGTTATAGTAGCCCTTCATTTCAAGGGTGTCCTTCTTTTCACCGTCACCTGCGGTTATATCGTCCCTGAACCTCACGGCAACGATTTCAGGGTCATCTGTCATGAGAACATCCTTTGCCTTACCACTGTAGAGTGGGCCATCTATTTTCACGTTCATACTATCACTTTTAAAGCCTTGAGATTAGATCTCTCCTCTAAGACTTATATATGTGTAAATCTTATTAGAGTTATATTACGATTCAGTTTATATAACCTTGTGAACCTTATCATGCTTCTAAGGGTGATTAAATGTGTGGCATTGTGGCTTGTATACTCAAAGATAACAGGGCGGCGCCGGTACTCCTTGAATGCGTCAGGAGACTTGAGTACAGGGGCTATGACTCTGTAGGTATTGCAACGGCAGACCCCCAGATAAAAATCAAGAAGGACAGGGGTAAAATCGACGAGGTGGACTCAGAGCTGGATCTCGCTGATCTACCAGGCAGCATGGGGGTAGCCCATGTCAGGTGGGCCACACATGGCCTTCCAACCGCCGAAAACGCCCACCCACACACAGACTGCACTGGAGAGATAGCAGTCGTTCACAACGGGATAATAGAGAACTACCTGGAGGTTAAGAAGGAGCTTGAATCAGAGGGACATGTCTTCAGGTCCGAGACAGACACAGAGGTGATACCGCACCTCATAGAGAAGTACATGGATGAGGGTATGGACCTTGAAGCCGCAACAGCCACAGCACTCAGTAAACTTAGGGGAGCATATGCCATTGCAGCCATATCCTCGAGGGAACCCGGCAGGGTGGTGGGTGCAAGGAAGGAAAGCCCCCTCATAGTGGGTGTTGGTGATGGCGAGTTCTTCCTGGCCTCTGATGTCCCGGCCATCCTGAACCACACCAAGAAC from the Methanothermobacter sp. K4 genome contains:
- a CDS encoding signal recognition particle subunit SRP19/SEC65 family protein — protein: MIIWPAYLDSRKSRSQGRRVPLEYAVESPTASEILRAAKKLQLEARMESDKSYPSSWWESSGRVIVEYEGSKRELLIKLARLLRSSKKN
- the purC gene encoding phosphoribosylaminoimidazolesuccinocarboxamide synthase, which codes for MNVKIDGPLYSGKAKDVLMTDDPEIVAVRFRDDITAGDGEKKDTLEMKGYYNSVISAKIFEVLEGAGVPTQYLELPEPGCMLARKLEMIPIEVILRNIAAGSIVRRFPFTEGQEFRPPIIQMDYKSDEHGDPMLNEDIILALGIATRDEISEIRRMTLEINDVLVEFFREKGIILPDFKLEFGRDSSGRIRLGDEVSPDTCRLWDMETGKPLDKDIFRRGEEGVVSAYRRVAEMILDREDIERWNVKI
- the cobA gene encoding uroporphyrinogen-III C-methyltransferase, which encodes MVVYLVGAGPGDPELITLKAIRVLERADVVVYDRLAGEEILRYAPEDAKLIYVGKKAGEHHKTQDEINRILVEEGKKHDTVVRLKGGDPFVFGRGGEELLALREAGVEARVIPGVTSAVGVPTSAGLPVTHRGVATSFTVVTGHEDPTKPEKQVHWDYRADTLIILMGVGNVRENMQEIMKHRPPETPVCVIENGTTEDERVILGTLEDIAEKDLRPPGIIVVGEVVNVYREIRGSQG
- the purS gene encoding phosphoribosylformylglycinamidine synthase subunit PurS, which gives rise to MKFMVEVRIRLKKGMLNPEASTIERALALLGYEVENTDTSDIITFTMDEESPEDVRREVEDMCQRLLCNPVIHDYEFSITEMEG
- a CDS encoding uroporphyrinogen-III synthase, which encodes MSTGKLEGLRGKTIALTRPAERVSAAVKLIEGAGGRALVAPTLELRILKTDSLREVCRRAPEWDLVIFTSPASVESLFGTCRDFHEKIRGDCIVAVIGPKTARAASERGLRVDLVPEDYTAEGLLEALRKYDLKGMRVALPRTLSARRVLPLGLEKMGAEVLVAEAYQSGIPADTSPAEEMIDGILKGKVDAVTFTSPLTVENLFKIAGDKEGDLIHALRGIHVAAIGPITLRKLEEYGLDAVIPERYTVRDMLAELSERMMEGEQ
- the purQ gene encoding phosphoribosylformylglycinamidine synthase subunit PurQ, encoding MRVGVIRFPGSNCDRDVYHVLELAGAEPEYVWWNQRDLGHLDAVIIPGGFSYGDYLRAGAIAAITPVMDAVKELVKEEKPVLGICNGAQILAEVGLVPGVFTVNEHPKFNCQWTSLQVKTTRTPFTGLFRRDEVIRMPVAHAEGRYYHENVSEVWDNDQVVLQFHGENPNGSLDGITGVCDESGLVCAVMPHPERASETILGSEDGFKFFRGIMKI